The Bacillota bacterium sequence ACCCAGACGTTGCCACCCACGCTAGTCACAATAGAGTTACCCCGAATGGATAGGGTAGCCTTTCGGCAATATATTAAGCGACTTCTTGTCGCACATGGCTACCCCTGTCCGAATGTACAATTGGATGTTCTCCATCTGAAAGGCTGCTTATAGCACCCTCTAGCATAGTGTTAACTAGCTCTGCATCCGGGCTTGTCCCGATCGTCCAGCTGACTACTAATCCATCGAAGCAGTCGATGATTGGCGAAAGATAGACCTTTCCGGCTGGTAAATGGAACTCGGTGAGGTCGGTCAGCCATCTAGTATTAGGCTTATCCGCATGGAAGTCACGATTCACCAGATTTTCCACCGCCGGGCTTATCTCTCCTTTGTATGAGCTATATCTGCGTTTTTTCTTGTATGGGACGGCAAGCTGCTCCTCCTTCATAATCCTACGAATGACTTTTTCAGAGATAATCGTCCCGTTTTGCTTAATTACCGCATGTACGCGCCTATATCCATAGCGACTATGGCTTTTAGTAAATACATTTTTCACTTCTTCTCGCAAAGAGACGTATTTGTCAGGACACATTTTGGATTCTTTCTGATAGAAATAGCTGCTTTTAGGCATGCCCGTCATCCTGAGCAGCTCATTCAACGGGTGCCTCGTCCTCAGGGCATCGATCAGGCTTGCTTTCTCCTTGTTCGCCAGCTTCCGGGGATCGATGCCCTGGTCTTTTTTTATAATTTCGGCCGCCTTGTTCAGGATATCCAGTTCCATCTGCTGTCGGTATCGCACCCCCCTTATGGGCTATATGGCTCAGCAAAAACACTCTGGTAAAAAATGAATAAAAACCTCTTTCAGGTTATATACTAGCAATGACCAGAACGACTAACTGACCTAAGGAGGTAACATGGTGAAAGCAACGGGCATTGTCAGGCGCATAGATGATCTTGGGCGCGTTGTGATTCCCAAGGAAATTCGGCGAACGTTAAAGATACGCGAAGGTGATCCCCTGGAGATTTTTGTGGATCGGGATGGCGAGGTTATCTTAAAAAAATATTCCCCGATTGGAGAGCTGGGCGATTTTGCAAAGGAATATGCCGACTCGCTTTATGAATCACTTGGACACATAGCATGTATTGCCGACCGGGACATGATTATTGCGGTCGCGGGAGCTCCCAAAAAAGAATTTCTTAACAAAACTGTCGGTCCAGCGGTCGAAAAGGCAATGGAAGAACGCCGAACATTGAAAATTGACAAACCAGGGCAGCATAAAGAGTGTATGAGCTGTCTGGCAGACGATGAAGACTGTCGGTTCTCTGTAGAAGTAATATCACCAATTATTTCCGGGGGCGACCCAATTGGGGCAGTCATCCTCTGCTCCAAAGAGGCGAATGCCAAAATGGGCGAGATGGAGATAAAATTGGCTGAGACGGCCGCCGGATTCTTAGCGAAGCAAATGGCACAGTAATAGGGACCTCCGGTCCCTATTCTTATTTAGTAGTAATGTACTTAACGCTTTGGTATAATATGCCTTAATCCGGTATAAGGAGAGGACGGAAAGTGAACGAAGGAAATAAGTTTTTCAAAGGGGCGCTGGTTCTAGCTGTGGCCGGGGCAATCGTCAAGTTTCTTGGTGCAGTGTACAGAATCCCCCTTTATAGTATATTGGGGCCAGAGGGAATTGGGTTGTTCCAGGCCGCCTATCCTGTGTATTCAATGATGTTGTCGATTTCCATCGCAGGTGTACCGGTGGCCGTGTCCAAGCTCGTGGCTGACAAACTTGCCCGGAAAAATTATGGCGGGGCGCTCCAGGTCTTCCGTGTCGCCCTGTTTTTAATGACTGCCACAGGTTTGATTGTAACCGGAGTACTCTTGCTGGGCGCCCGCTATTATGCAGAAAATCTTCTCGGCGTACCTGACGTGTTCTATCCTTTAGTGGCAATCGCGCCGGCAGTGTTATTCTTTGCCGTTAAATCTGCTTTTCGTGGCTTCTTTCAGGGGCAGCAAAAGATGGTGCCTACCGCTCTGTCGCAAATTATTGAACAACTGGTTCGGGTGGCAACAATTTTTTTCCTGGCCAGCTTGCTGGTCCGGCAAAGTACAGAGATGGGCGCCGCTGGCGCTGCGTTTGGCACCGTAACTGGTGCGGCGGTTGCGTTGCTTCTGCTGGTTTATATTTACTTTCGCCAAAAAGCGGATTTTGCCCGGCTCATTGTTACGGGAAATAATAAATTACAATCTACCCGTTCGGTTATTCGCGAAATCTTTGTCTTGGCGTTGCCCTTGACCATCAGCAGCATAGTTTTGCCCTTGGTCAACGCTGTCGATTCTACTTTGATTCTGCCGCGCTTGCAGGTGGCGGGTTTTTCGGAGACGCGGGCCGTCGAAATGTTTGGGGACCTTACAGGGGCGGCGATGCCTTTGATTTCGTTGCCAACAATCTTCACTGTCGCAATCTCGGCAAGTCTGATTCCCGCCATTGCTAACGCGTCCGCCACCAACAATCAGCGATTGGTGGCAAGTCTCAGCAACCTATCGACTCGCCTGGGGGCAATAATCGGACTGCCTGCAGCGCTTGGGATATTTTTATTGGCTGAGCCGATTAGTATCATGCTTTTCGCAAATATCGAGGTTGCCCGCCCATTGACCTTTGCAGCATTTATCATCATCTTCCTGTCCCTCCAGCAGACAACGGCGCCGGTTTTACAAGGCCTGGGTAAGACCTTTGTGCCAGTGCGCAATACTTTTATCGGGCTTGGATTTAAAGTGGCGCTAAATTATATCCTTACAGCAATTCCGGCCGTCAATATTCTTGGCCCGGTAATCGGCACAATTGTTTATTTTGCAGTTGCCAGTTTCTTAAATTTCCGGGCAATCAGTAAAACGGTGGGCTGGCGTGTCAGTCTCTGGCAGAGTGCGGCCAAACCGTTATTGAATACACTGATAATGGGGGGGGCGGTCCTTGCGGTCTATCCGCTTACCTTCCGACTTCTCCAGCCCCTTGTCGGCCGACTGCAGCCACTGCTGCCAGCATTTGATCAAGCGAGATTGTTGGCGAGCTTTACTGTTTTAATTGTCGTTCTCATCGGGATAGTCGTGTATGGCCTATCCTCTTTGCTAACGGGTACGATTACCCGACGCGAGCTGGAAATGATTCCCCGGGTTGGTCCGAAAACTGCCCGTATACTGTCGCGGTTCCGTTTGTTAAGGAGGTAAAGGATGTTTGAGTGTATAGAATCTGTGTGCAGCAGTCTTGGCATTGAACGCGAAAATTTACAAGTGCAGAGCGCTCTAAAACTCGATTCGCCCAATCCATTTCAGCCCTTGCTTGTATACCCGCTGAGTGATCAGGCCATCGCTTCGCAAGTGAAAGTTTATTTGCAATCAATCTACCCGGACAACCATCTCGTTTTGGTAACTCGCTTTACCGGCCATTCTACGGAAAACAAGCGGCAGTTAGAGCTTTGTCGCTTGGATCAGTTGGAGGACTTAAATGATTACACAGCTCTGTACGTGCCTGCGCTTGCAGTCGGCATGGTTGCCGGACATATTGATTCACTGCTTAAAATCATGGCTTTGTTGCGCAGCCACGTAGGTTGTCCTTGGGACCGTAAACAAACATTTGACACTCTGGTCCCATTTGTGTTGGAAGAGGCCTATGAAGTGGTTGAGGCGGTGAATTCTAAGAATGGGAATAATATTTGTGAGGAATTGGGAGACTTATTATTACAAATCGCTTTTTTTGCTCAAATTTCTTCAGAACAGGATATGTTTAAGTTTAGCGATATTGTGCGCTCAATCTGCCAGAAGCTTGTTCATCGGCATCCGCATATTTTTGGCGATATCCAGGCAGAGTCCCCGGAAACGGTTGAGAAAATTTGGCGCCAACAAAAGCGTTTAGAGGGTTCAGTCGGCAGAAGACCGGATTTCCCTGCTCTGTTGGCGCTAGAGAAAGCCATTGCAAAAGGTACGCTTGAGCCAGCTGACATCAAAGATCCGCTTATGCGTCAATTGGCGGAGTTGCAGGCGCAAGCCGTTGCACAAGGCAGGTGTTTGGAGGCGGAAATGGCATCTTTCTTAAAAAATATCAGCCAATCATGAATTTACTCAGTTAATTAGAAGGAATTCAAGTTCTAGTGGAGAATAATAACATAGCAATTGGCAAACTTTATATCTGGAGGGAAATTAATGAACAAGACTGACCTCATTCAATTGGTCGCTGAAAAGAGTGGCTTGAGCAAGAAAGACAGCGAAAAAGCAGTGAACGCAGTGTTGGATGGCATTATGGATGCTACATCCAAAGGAGAAAAGGTTCAGCTCATCGGTTTTGGCACCTTCGAAAAGCGCGACCGCAAAGAAAAGATGGGTCGGAACCCAAGCACAGGCGAAAAGATTCATATCCCTGCCACCAGTGTTCCCGTATTCAAGGCGGGTAAAGCATTTAAAGACAAGTTCTAGATTCAGTCCTCAGCCAGGCCGTAAAGGCCTGGTCTTTATATGTGCATATTTATGGTCCAGCCTTCAAAAGCTAGAAGTACACTAATTTTGGAGGGACCAAGTATGAGACGATGGTTATGTATTGTTTTGGTTCTGGTACTGATAGGCAGCTTGGGAGGCTGTCGCCTGTTTCGCCGACCGGTGCCGCCTGCGCCGGAGCCTCCGGATGGAGAACAAAAGGTAGAAATTCCAGAAGAAATTTTTCAGGGTGAAAATACCGAGCCGGAACTTAGGGTATATATTGCCGAACAGGGCCAGACTGTAACAATGATGTTTGAAGAGTATATACAAGGAGTAGTTGCGGCCGAAATGGATACAGATTGGCCGGTGGAGGCGCTGGCCGCCCAAGCAATCAAAGCCCGCACATTTACTTTGCAGAAAATAGCTGAGCAAGGGACTTTACCCAATCGAGATGCCCATGCTTCTTCGGATATACAAGAATTCCAGGCGTATAATGCCGAGCGAATTAACGACAATGTCCGGGAGGCAGTGGAAAAAACAAGGGGATTGGTCAGTGTCTATCAGGGTGAATTCGTCCGCGCTTGGTTTAGCGCCTATTGCGGCGGCAGCACCGCCACGCCGGAAGTGGGTTTAAATTTTCAAGGCGACCCTCCGCCATATTTACAACCGGTTGATTGCCCTTGCTATGAAACCATCGATGAAGATGAGAGAGAATGGACAGAGAGTTTCAGTCGTTCACAGATCCGCAACGCCGTCAGGCAGATAACCGGCGATGACCCCGGAAATTTTGACACTGTAACCATCGCCAGCGAAGAAAATGGTCGTGCCCATATGTTGGAGATCGGTGGGGTGGAAGTCAGCGCTCCCGAGTTGCGTCTTACCCTTGACAGTACCGAAATGCGTTCAACATGGTACACCGATATCAATGTCGCAGGGGATAATGTGACTTTCTCCGGCCGGGGTTATGGCCATGGTGTTGGTTTGTGCCAGTGGGGTGCTCGGGGATTTGCTGAGGACAACCGTAACGCCGAGGAGATTGTCCAATTGTATTTCCCCAACACCAGCGTTCAACAGCTTTGGGAGTAATGAGGTCAGGGTTGGAGCGCTTCTAATTTTTCGCCGCCTGCATATACTCTAGCAGGAGGTGAACAAGATGCCTGAACCAAAAATTACAGCCAATGATCATAAGTTAGTGTTGGTAAATCAGGAATCCCTTGAGGTCACAGGCGTTTCCAGGGTGGAGAGTTTCAACCCGGAAGAGATATTGCTGGAAACACCTGCCGGCCTGTTGGCGGTAAAAGGAGACGATCTGGATATTCGGACGCTGAATCTTGAACAGGGCGTGGTAGATATCGAAGGCCTAATCTATGAAATCATCTATACAGGAGAAAAGGGAAGCTTTGGTAAGCGGGGTTTCTTTGAGCGGATTTTTAAGTAAGCGGAGGCAGGCCGGTGTCTTTGTTAATTCAGGGCATGATTTTTTTGTCGATGTCGTTGACAGGTATTCTGCTTGGCTTGTGGTTAGATTTTTATCGAGTTTTGCATATCAAAAGTACTCGCTGGCTAAGGCCAGTGTTGGACATCATGTTTTGGTTGGTGGTTACAGCGTTTGTCATAGGCGCGTTGTTTTTGGTAAACAATCTTGAGCTCAGGTTATATGTATTCATTAGTTTAGGGTTGGGACTGGCAATTTACTTGCGCTTATTCAGCAAATGGGTGATGCGTTTCTATCAATTTTTGTTTCGAGTGCTAATAAAGGGATTTCAGCTTTTGCTGACTGCTCTGCGTCCGCTCTGGTTCCCGGTGCGTTTTATCGCTTCTATAGTTGACAACTTCAGCCTGATAATAGTAACATTAGTTGCGTTCTGCTATTCTTTTTTACAAAATAAATATTTTCAGCAGGAAAAACCGCCTTCTGCGTAGAATTTCTTATGTTGCGGGAGGCGGTTACAATGTCGAAGGTAAAGCGGGTGGATTTCACCCGCAGACGAAAGTGGCTTAACCTTCTGTTTGCCGGCCTAATTGTTTATCTCGTAGTAATATTAATCAACCAACAATCGACAATTGCCAGTCAAACAGAGGAAATAGCGGGAATTAGCTCAGAAATTGCTGCCTTGGAGGAGGATAACGCTGTCCTAAAGCGGGAAATTGACCTGTTGCATGACGACCCCGCATACATTGAAAGCATTATTCGGCGTGAACTAGGCCTCGTTCGTGATTCTGAGTTTTTGTATATCTTGCCACGCTGGCAAAATAACGATTAAATTTACTCTTTTGGGGAGGAATTACTTTAGGATGTCTTCACTGCAGATTGGGCAGGTAGTTACAGGAAAAGTGACAGGGATAACCAACTTCGGGGCTTTTGTTGCTTTGCCCAACGGAGCCACCGGTTTAGTTCATATCTCTGAGGTGGCTGACAGCTACGTAAAGGATATCAATGACTACCTGCAACCTAACCAGGAAGTTAACGTAAAAATCTTGTCAATTGCCAACGGTAAAATTGGTCTCTCGATTCGCCGGGCAAAAAGCGATCAGGAACGGACCAAAAAATCCTTTGAGGACAAGCTGGCCAAATTTTTTAAGGAAAGTGACGAGTTACATGTCGATTTACGCCGAAAAGTCGACAGCAAACGCGGTGGCCGCGGCGGGCGCAGATAATATTTACCTTTAACTCGACATAATTTTTAAGTATTTGGTTAATACTATCAAGGTAAAATTTAGCGCCTTGACACTGCTGGCGCTGTGTAGTAAAATAAGTTTTGTTGACGCGGGGTGGAGCAGTCAGGTAGCTCGTCGGGCTCATAACCCGGAGGTCACAGGTTCAAATCCTGTCCCCGCAACCAAATTGGGGCGAATAGCTCAGCTGGGAGAGCACCTGCCTTACAAGCAGGGGGTCACAGGTTCGAGCCCTGTTTCGCCCACCATTTGATTATCAAAAGCCCGTAAGGGCTTTTTTTTGTATTTTGTCGAACTTCCGGGGTTATGCTTGTATTCCTCGGACAAAAAACAACAAACTTCTTCGTTGCCCAGAGTTATAATACTGCTATCACTCTCAAAATCAGGGGGCGGGAAGTTTGCTAAACAA is a genomic window containing:
- a CDS encoding SpoIID/LytB domain-containing protein, producing the protein MRRWLCIVLVLVLIGSLGGCRLFRRPVPPAPEPPDGEQKVEIPEEIFQGENTEPELRVYIAEQGQTVTMMFEEYIQGVVAAEMDTDWPVEALAAQAIKARTFTLQKIAEQGTLPNRDAHASSDIQEFQAYNAERINDNVREAVEKTRGLVSVYQGEFVRAWFSAYCGGSTATPEVGLNFQGDPPPYLQPVDCPCYETIDEDEREWTESFSRSQIRNAVRQITGDDPGNFDTVTIASEENGRAHMLEIGGVEVSAPELRLTLDSTEMRSTWYTDINVAGDNVTFSGRGYGHGVGLCQWGARGFAEDNRNAEEIVQLYFPNTSVQQLWE
- the yabQ gene encoding spore cortex biosynthesis protein YabQ; this translates as MSLLIQGMIFLSMSLTGILLGLWLDFYRVLHIKSTRWLRPVLDIMFWLVVTAFVIGALFLVNNLELRLYVFISLGLGLAIYLRLFSKWVMRFYQFLFRVLIKGFQLLLTALRPLWFPVRFIASIVDNFSLIIVTLVAFCYSFLQNKYFQQEKPPSA
- a CDS encoding polysaccharide biosynthesis protein, whose translation is MRRGRKVNEGNKFFKGALVLAVAGAIVKFLGAVYRIPLYSILGPEGIGLFQAAYPVYSMMLSISIAGVPVAVSKLVADKLARKNYGGALQVFRVALFLMTATGLIVTGVLLLGARYYAENLLGVPDVFYPLVAIAPAVLFFAVKSAFRGFFQGQQKMVPTALSQIIEQLVRVATIFFLASLLVRQSTEMGAAGAAFGTVTGAAVALLLLVYIYFRQKADFARLIVTGNNKLQSTRSVIREIFVLALPLTISSIVLPLVNAVDSTLILPRLQVAGFSETRAVEMFGDLTGAAMPLISLPTIFTVAISASLIPAIANASATNNQRLVASLSNLSTRLGAIIGLPAALGIFLLAEPISIMLFANIEVARPLTFAAFIIIFLSLQQTTAPVLQGLGKTFVPVRNTFIGLGFKVALNYILTAIPAVNILGPVIGTIVYFAVASFLNFRAISKTVGWRVSLWQSAAKPLLNTLIMGGAVLAVYPLTFRLLQPLVGRLQPLLPAFDQARLLASFTVLIVVLIGIVVYGLSSLLTGTITRRELEMIPRVGPKTARILSRFRLLRR
- a CDS encoding septum formation initiator family protein, which encodes MLREAVTMSKVKRVDFTRRRKWLNLLFAGLIVYLVVILINQQSTIASQTEEIAGISSEIAALEEDNAVLKREIDLLHDDPAYIESIIRRELGLVRDSEFLYILPRWQNND
- a CDS encoding IS3 family transposase; the encoded protein is MELDILNKAAEIIKKDQGIDPRKLANKEKASLIDALRTRHPLNELLRMTGMPKSSYFYQKESKMCPDKYVSLREEVKNVFTKSHSRYGYRRVHAVIKQNGTIISEKVIRRIMKEEQLAVPYKKKRRYSSYKGEISPAVENLVNRDFHADKPNTRWLTDLTEFHLPAGKVYLSPIIDCFDGLVVSWTIGTSPDAELVNTMLEGAISSLSDGEHPIVHSDRGSHVRQEVA
- a CDS encoding S1 RNA-binding domain-containing protein, with the protein product MSSLQIGQVVTGKVTGITNFGAFVALPNGATGLVHISEVADSYVKDINDYLQPNQEVNVKILSIANGKIGLSIRRAKSDQERTKKSFEDKLAKFFKESDELHVDLRRKVDSKRGGRGGRR
- the yabP gene encoding sporulation protein YabP, yielding MPEPKITANDHKLVLVNQESLEVTGVSRVESFNPEEILLETPAGLLAVKGDDLDIRTLNLEQGVVDIEGLIYEIIYTGEKGSFGKRGFFERIFK
- the spoVT gene encoding stage V sporulation protein T is translated as MKATGIVRRIDDLGRVVIPKEIRRTLKIREGDPLEIFVDRDGEVILKKYSPIGELGDFAKEYADSLYESLGHIACIADRDMIIAVAGAPKKEFLNKTVGPAVEKAMEERRTLKIDKPGQHKECMSCLADDEDCRFSVEVISPIISGGDPIGAVILCSKEANAKMGEMEIKLAETAAGFLAKQMAQ
- a CDS encoding HU family DNA-binding protein produces the protein MNKTDLIQLVAEKSGLSKKDSEKAVNAVLDGIMDATSKGEKVQLIGFGTFEKRDRKEKMGRNPSTGEKIHIPATSVPVFKAGKAFKDKF